The following proteins come from a genomic window of Micromonospora echinofusca:
- a CDS encoding sensor histidine kinase: MNSEADEDWQRPGPTPEQRRLDVYTGLAAAVLALFSLTLARSAGAFLLGPPPSGPEQIFWTVAVTLPLIWRRRFPAAVTLVVSVAFIAAQARSAPETQIASWALFAALYTLGAWGRDRRLSRRLRIGVIATMFLWLGIYYATTYTTIPADAFARAVGPVPPLLAAMVNGVLVNGLYFGFAYFFGETAWLAARRQHEVQARAEELRRSQAEVREHAVVGERVRIARELHDVVAHHVSVMGVQASAARRVFDKDPVKARAALSAIEETARTAVDELRRMLGLLRARDGGPERENQPGPAGIDQVEALVERAREAGLRATLGVYGDPGPLPESVSQAAYRVVQEAVTNALKHAAGATALDVRIRYLAQEVEVDVTDDGRATGPANADGLGLVGMRERVATHGGALEIGPRAGGGWRVRARFPLPLPVGRPA; the protein is encoded by the coding sequence CCGGGGCCCACCCCCGAGCAGCGCCGGCTGGACGTCTACACCGGGCTGGCCGCCGCCGTCCTGGCGCTGTTCAGCCTGACCCTGGCCCGCAGCGCCGGGGCGTTCCTGCTCGGGCCGCCGCCCTCGGGGCCGGAGCAGATCTTCTGGACCGTCGCGGTGACCCTGCCGCTGATCTGGCGACGCCGGTTCCCCGCCGCCGTCACGCTGGTGGTCTCGGTCGCGTTCATCGCCGCGCAGGCCCGCTCCGCCCCGGAGACGCAGATCGCCTCGTGGGCGCTGTTCGCCGCCCTCTACACGCTGGGCGCGTGGGGCCGGGACCGGCGGCTGTCCCGGCGACTGCGGATCGGCGTCATCGCCACCATGTTCCTGTGGCTCGGGATCTACTACGCGACCACCTACACCACCATTCCCGCCGACGCGTTCGCCCGCGCGGTCGGGCCCGTGCCCCCGTTGCTCGCGGCGATGGTGAACGGGGTGCTGGTCAACGGCCTCTACTTCGGGTTCGCGTACTTCTTCGGGGAGACCGCGTGGCTGGCCGCCCGGCGTCAGCACGAGGTGCAGGCGCGGGCCGAGGAGCTGCGCCGCTCGCAGGCCGAGGTCCGCGAGCACGCCGTGGTGGGCGAGCGGGTCCGCATCGCCCGCGAGCTGCACGACGTGGTCGCCCACCACGTGTCGGTGATGGGGGTGCAGGCTTCCGCGGCCCGCCGGGTGTTCGACAAGGACCCGGTGAAGGCCCGCGCCGCGCTGAGCGCCATCGAGGAGACGGCCCGCACCGCCGTCGACGAGCTGCGCCGGATGCTCGGCCTGCTCCGCGCCCGCGACGGCGGCCCGGAGCGCGAGAACCAGCCGGGACCGGCCGGCATCGACCAGGTCGAGGCCCTGGTCGAGCGCGCCCGCGAGGCCGGGCTGCGGGCCACCCTCGGGGTGTACGGGGATCCGGGGCCGCTGCCGGAGTCGGTCTCGCAGGCCGCGTACCGGGTGGTCCAGGAGGCCGTGACGAACGCGCTCAAGCACGCCGCCGGGGCGACCGCGCTCGACGTGCGGATCCGCTACCTGGCCCAGGAGGTGGAGGTCGACGTGACCGATGACGGACGGGCCACCGGCCCGGCGAACGCCGACGGGCTCGGCCTGGTCGGGATGCGCGAGCGGGTCGCCACCCACGGCGGCGCGCTGGAGATCGGCCCGCGCGCGGGCGGCGGCTGGCGGGTGCGGGCCCGGTTCCCGCTGCCGCTGCCGGTGGGGCGGCCCGCGTGA
- a CDS encoding response regulator: MSADHEAPGTDRPIRVLLADDQHLVRTGFRVILEVEDDIEVVGEAADGERAASMARALRPDVVLMDVEMPGVDGLEATRRITAEDDGPGGPAVLILTTFDRDDYLFAALRAGASGFLLKNGTPEDLIEAIRVLARGDGLLAPELTRRVIATFARPGGSVTPGGPRTTPEAALRDLTPREREVLVLVAGGASNGEIAAALHLGEATVKTHVSRVLAKLGLRDRVQAVVFAYEHGVVRPGG; this comes from the coding sequence GTGAGCGCCGACCACGAGGCGCCCGGGACCGACCGGCCGATCCGGGTGCTGCTCGCCGACGACCAGCACCTCGTGCGTACCGGCTTCCGGGTCATCCTCGAGGTGGAGGACGACATCGAGGTCGTCGGGGAGGCCGCCGACGGGGAGCGGGCCGCCAGCATGGCGCGGGCGCTGCGCCCCGACGTGGTGCTGATGGACGTGGAGATGCCCGGGGTCGACGGGCTGGAGGCCACCCGGCGGATCACCGCCGAGGACGACGGGCCGGGCGGACCGGCCGTGCTGATCCTCACCACCTTCGACCGGGACGACTACCTGTTCGCCGCGCTGCGCGCCGGGGCCAGCGGCTTCCTGCTCAAGAACGGCACCCCGGAGGACCTGATCGAGGCGATCCGGGTGCTGGCCCGGGGCGACGGCCTGCTCGCCCCGGAACTCACCCGGCGGGTGATCGCCACCTTCGCCCGGCCCGGCGGATCCGTCACACCGGGCGGCCCGCGCACCACTCCCGAGGCGGCGCTGCGCGACCTGACCCCCCGCGAGCGGGAGGTCCTGGTCCTGGTCGCCGGCGGCGCCAGCAACGGCGAGATCGCCGCCGCGCTGCACCTGGGCGAGGCGACGGTGAAGACGCACGTCAGCCGGGTGCTCGCCAAGCTGGGCCTGCGCGACCGGGTGCAGGCGGTGGTCTTCGCGTACGAGCACGGGGTGGTGCGCCCCGGCGGCTGA
- a CDS encoding ABC transporter ATP-binding protein, which produces MTNVLRLDGVDRSFGDRRVLQNVSFDVAAGRMTGFVGGNGAGKTTTMRIILGVLAADAGEVTWRGAPLTREARRRFGYMPEERGLYPKMSVRDQIAYLGRLHGMTAAAAGRSTDALLERVGLAERGDDLLETLSLGNQQRAQIAAALVHDPEVLVLDEPFSGLDPLAVDTVVAVLRERAATGVPVLFSSHQLDVVERLCDDLVIIADGVIRAAGSREQLRATYTSPRYELVVQTDAGWLRDEPGVTLVDLDGARAVFDLAPGADEQPVLHAALARGPVRAFRPVSPSLTEIFREVAQ; this is translated from the coding sequence GTGACCAATGTGCTCCGCCTCGACGGCGTCGACCGCAGCTTCGGCGACCGGCGGGTGCTCCAGAACGTGTCCTTCGACGTGGCCGCCGGCCGGATGACCGGCTTCGTGGGCGGCAACGGCGCCGGCAAGACCACCACCATGCGGATCATCCTCGGGGTGCTCGCAGCGGACGCCGGTGAGGTGACCTGGCGGGGTGCGCCGCTGACCCGCGAGGCCCGCCGACGCTTCGGCTACATGCCGGAGGAGCGCGGCCTCTACCCGAAGATGAGCGTCCGGGACCAGATCGCCTACCTGGGCCGGCTGCACGGCATGACCGCCGCCGCGGCGGGCCGCAGCACCGACGCGCTGCTGGAGCGGGTCGGCCTCGCCGAGCGCGGCGACGACCTGCTGGAGACGCTGTCGCTGGGCAACCAGCAGCGCGCGCAGATCGCCGCCGCCCTGGTGCACGACCCCGAGGTGCTGGTGCTCGACGAGCCGTTCTCCGGCCTCGACCCGCTGGCCGTGGACACGGTCGTCGCCGTCCTGCGCGAACGGGCGGCCACCGGGGTGCCGGTGCTCTTCTCCAGCCACCAGCTCGACGTCGTCGAGCGGCTCTGCGACGACCTGGTGATCATCGCCGACGGCGTGATCCGGGCCGCCGGCAGCCGGGAGCAGCTGCGCGCGACGTACACCTCACCCCGCTACGAGCTGGTGGTGCAGACCGACGCCGGCTGGCTGCGCGACGAGCCCGGGGTGACCCTCGTCGACCTCGACGGCGCGCGCGCCGTGTTCGACCTCGCGCCCGGCGCGGACGAGCAGCCGGTGCTGCACGCGGCGCTGGCCCGGGGCCCGGTGCGCGCGTTCCGCCCGGTCAGCCCGTCCCTCACCGAGATCTTCCGAGAGGTCGCACAGTGA
- a CDS encoding ABC transporter permease encodes MNTTQATRLVAAREIRVKLRDRTFLFSTLFFLLIAAAATILPPLLSGGPSSVAVTEAAAGPLREAGLEVRTVPDDRAAEQAVRAGDADAAVVSGPAVLAMDEAPDDVVAALSTQPAVRLLDPDAVDPVVAFLVPFAFAFIFFITSQTFGVQIAQSIVEEKQTRIVEILVAAVPVRALLAGKMIAGTVLALGQIALVALVAVIGVQFGDSGGLLSLLAPAIGWFLPFFLLGFVLVAAMWAAAGALVNRQEDIAGVSTPVQLAVMLPFFAVVFLNDNATAMRVLSYLPFSAPTAMPLRLFTGDAAGWEPLVSLALLLVAAAAFVAAGARVYEGSLLRTNGRTSVRAAWRSRETLG; translated from the coding sequence GTGAACACCACGCAGGCCACCCGGCTGGTCGCCGCCCGGGAGATCCGGGTCAAGCTGCGCGACCGCACCTTCCTGTTCAGCACCCTGTTCTTCCTGCTGATCGCCGCCGCCGCGACCATCCTGCCGCCGCTGCTCTCCGGCGGCCCGTCGAGCGTGGCGGTGACCGAGGCGGCGGCCGGCCCGCTGCGCGAGGCGGGGCTCGAGGTGCGTACGGTCCCCGACGACCGCGCCGCCGAGCAGGCCGTACGCGCCGGCGACGCCGACGCCGCCGTGGTCTCCGGGCCGGCGGTGCTGGCCATGGACGAGGCCCCCGACGACGTGGTGGCGGCGCTGAGCACCCAGCCCGCGGTCCGGCTGCTGGACCCCGACGCGGTGGACCCGGTGGTGGCCTTCCTGGTGCCGTTCGCCTTCGCGTTCATCTTCTTCATCACCTCGCAGACCTTCGGCGTGCAGATCGCGCAGAGCATCGTCGAGGAGAAGCAGACCCGGATCGTGGAGATCCTGGTGGCCGCGGTGCCGGTACGGGCGTTGCTGGCCGGCAAGATGATCGCCGGAACCGTACTGGCGCTCGGGCAGATCGCCCTGGTCGCCCTGGTGGCCGTGATCGGGGTGCAGTTCGGCGACAGCGGCGGACTGCTCTCGCTGCTGGCCCCGGCGATCGGCTGGTTCCTGCCGTTCTTCCTGCTCGGCTTCGTGCTGGTCGCCGCGATGTGGGCGGCGGCCGGGGCGCTGGTCAACCGTCAGGAGGACATCGCCGGCGTGTCGACGCCGGTGCAACTGGCGGTCATGCTGCCGTTCTTCGCGGTGGTCTTCCTGAACGACAACGCGACGGCCATGCGGGTGCTGTCCTACCTGCCGTTCTCCGCGCCGACGGCCATGCCGCTGCGGCTGTTCACCGGCGACGCGGCCGGCTGGGAGCCGCTGGTGTCCCTGGCGCTGCTGCTGGTCGCCGCCGCCGCGTTCGTGGCCGCCGGCGCCCGGGTCTACGAGGGTTCGCTGCTGCGCACCAACGGCCGTACCTCGGTGCGGGCGGCGTGGCGCTCGCGCGAGACGCTGGGCTGA